A region from the Synergistaceae bacterium genome encodes:
- the dctP gene encoding TRAP transporter substrate-binding protein DctP, translating into MSGLRKGCWLLLLAVFLVGVFAPVAGADAPKKIIWRSSGHGPASDPSQIYHDLLCKAITEASGGRLEIKPFVGGSIVPAYKELDAVHENVLQLCYTCPMYNLDKWSAAGLISSRPGVLAGEALRTWFNYGGGADLMNKMMEGYNVMTFPGALSPLPEEVFFHSKKKIESVEDLKSIKARCMGDGGEILQRMGMATVIIPGGELYEAMKRGTIDAFEYSTLASNWNMHFNEVADYVYLSPVRAPCDPQVFFVNKDAWNELPEDLQLLVQTFVDKYTQAQHEFLVYESILALEKFKEYGNKVVKIPDEVNKAIEEEAAKFYEEKIASEPPIFGEIYNSMKSYGESYNLMR; encoded by the coding sequence ATGTCAGGGTTAAGAAAAGGTTGTTGGTTGCTGTTATTGGCGGTGTTCCTGGTCGGGGTTTTCGCCCCGGTGGCGGGCGCGGACGCGCCCAAGAAGATCATATGGCGCTCCTCGGGACACGGGCCGGCCTCGGATCCCTCGCAGATCTACCATGATCTGCTCTGCAAGGCGATCACTGAGGCCTCCGGCGGCAGGCTGGAGATCAAGCCGTTCGTCGGCGGCTCGATCGTACCGGCCTACAAGGAGCTCGATGCCGTTCACGAGAACGTGCTGCAGCTCTGCTACACCTGCCCGATGTACAACCTCGACAAGTGGTCGGCAGCCGGCCTGATAAGCTCGCGGCCGGGCGTGCTCGCGGGCGAGGCGCTCCGGACGTGGTTCAACTACGGCGGCGGCGCGGACCTGATGAACAAGATGATGGAAGGCTACAACGTAATGACCTTCCCAGGCGCCCTCTCCCCCCTTCCCGAGGAGGTCTTCTTCCACTCCAAGAAGAAGATAGAGAGCGTGGAGGACCTGAAGTCCATCAAGGCACGCTGCATGGGCGACGGCGGAGAGATTCTTCAGAGGATGGGAATGGCCACGGTCATAATACCCGGCGGAGAGCTCTACGAGGCCATGAAGCGCGGCACGATCGACGCATTCGAGTATTCGACTCTGGCGTCCAACTGGAACATGCACTTCAACGAGGTGGCCGATTACGTCTACCTTTCGCCTGTGCGCGCCCCGTGCGACCCGCAGGTCTTCTTCGTCAACAAGGACGCTTGGAACGAGCTGCCTGAGGACCTCCAGCTGCTGGTCCAGACTTTCGTAGACAAGTACACCCAGGCGCAGCACGAGTTCCTGGTGTACGAGTCCATACTGGCGCTTGAGAAGTTCAAGGAGTACGGCAACAAGGTCGTCAAGATCCCCGACGAGGTGAACAAGGCGATAGAGGAGGAGGCCGCAAAATTCTACGAGGAGAAGATAGCAAGCGAGCCCCCGATCTTCGGCGAGATCTACAACTCGATGAAGAGCTACGGCGAGTCGTACAACTTGATGAGATAA
- a CDS encoding TRAP transporter small permease subunit: MTSLRRLLKAIDALSELSGAVGKWCALILVFAGTYEAVARHFFDAPTIWAYDTLCMAGGALYLLGASYGYLYDSHTRVDMFYNMLPDRGKAFMNVICSLLLFFPLMGVMLWMSVTWAVRAWRINEVFFNSFWYPPAGPYRTVFAVGLLLLMLQAVANFVRDLYFTVRGETLD, encoded by the coding sequence ATGACCTCTTTGAGACGTCTCTTGAAAGCAATCGACGCGCTAAGTGAACTGTCCGGGGCCGTGGGGAAGTGGTGCGCCCTGATCCTTGTGTTCGCCGGGACCTACGAGGCCGTGGCCAGGCATTTCTTTGACGCGCCCACCATCTGGGCGTACGATACCCTCTGCATGGCCGGAGGCGCCCTTTACCTGCTGGGCGCCTCCTACGGCTACCTTTACGACTCCCATACGCGCGTGGACATGTTCTACAACATGCTGCCCGACAGGGGCAAGGCGTTCATGAACGTGATCTGCTCGCTCCTCCTGTTCTTCCCCCTCATGGGTGTCATGCTGTGGATGTCTGTCACCTGGGCGGTGCGCGCATGGAGGATAAACGAGGTGTTCTTCAACAGCTTCTGGTATCCTCCCGCAGGCCCGTACCGGACGGTGTTCGCTGTCGGACTCCTGCTGCTGATGCTGCAGGCCGTCGCGAACTTCGTCCGGGATCTATACTTCACGGTCAGGGGTGAGACTCTTGATTGA